One genomic segment of Oncorhynchus nerka isolate Pitt River linkage group LG16, Oner_Uvic_2.0, whole genome shotgun sequence includes these proteins:
- the LOC115144587 gene encoding cold shock domain-containing protein C2-like: MADSDPLSPSDPPRPLSSPRTPLSLSFPFLREGSRVWERERKPPLMPGELPSPLPTKRTRTYSATVRARSGPVYKGVCKTFYRSQGHGFIKPSNGGEDIFVHISDIDGEYVPMEGDEVTYKVCSIPPKNQKIQAMEVVITHLAPGTKHETWSGQIISS, translated from the exons ATGGctgattcagaccccttgtcccCCTCCGATCCCCCACGGCCACTGAGCTCCCCCcgcacccctctctccctatcattCCCTTTCCTCAGGGAGGGAAGTCGGGTGTGGGAGAGGGAAAGGAAACCCCCCCTGATGCCAGGCGAGCTGCCAAGCCCTCTGCCCACCAAACGCACCCGCACATACTCAGC tacGGTGCGGGCCAGATCAGGCCCAGTGTATAAGGGCGTGTGTAAGACCTTCTACAGGTCCCAGGGTCATGGCTTTATAAAGCCCTCCAACGGTGGAGAGGACATCTTTGTACACATCTCTGA TATCGATGGAGAATACGTGCCCATGGAAGGTGACGAGGTCACGTACAAAGTCTGTTCCATCCCCCCCAAGAACCAGAAGATCCAGGCGATGGAGGTTGTCATCACCCACTTGGCCCCAGGAACCAAGCATGAGACCTGGTCTGGACAGATCATCAGCTCCTAG